The Candidatus Neomarinimicrobiota bacterium genome has a segment encoding these proteins:
- a CDS encoding RNA polymerase sigma factor RpoD/SigA, producing MASKRHRYSSRTLDQYFTEIGNESLLTPEEEITLARLAREGQQEALDKILRSNLRFVVTVAKKYQNHGLSLEDLISEGNIGLIKAAKRFDETRGFKFISYAVWWIRQSILQAISQQSRIVRLPLNKVDAVSKMRKIYQELEKEFDREPTTEEIAEAMELTRDEIEDTIQAAERELSVDEPRGKDDATNLLEILPEMNTDEPGDELIDESLHHEVEEALATLDEREADIIRRYFGIGFDQPLTLEQIGSEYDLTRERIRQIKEKALQKLRHTSRTKILKKYLGE from the coding sequence ATGGCATCCAAACGTCATAGGTACTCCAGCAGAACTCTGGATCAGTATTTCACGGAGATTGGCAACGAAAGTCTGCTGACGCCGGAGGAAGAGATTACCTTGGCGCGACTTGCCAGAGAGGGGCAGCAAGAGGCGTTGGACAAAATTCTGCGGTCCAACTTGCGTTTTGTTGTGACAGTGGCAAAAAAATATCAAAATCACGGACTCTCCCTGGAGGACCTGATCAGCGAGGGTAATATTGGCCTGATTAAAGCAGCAAAGCGGTTTGACGAAACCCGGGGGTTCAAATTTATCTCGTATGCGGTTTGGTGGATTCGCCAGTCAATCCTGCAGGCAATTTCCCAGCAATCCAGGATTGTACGTCTTCCATTGAATAAGGTAGATGCAGTCTCGAAGATGCGGAAAATCTACCAGGAACTGGAGAAGGAATTCGACCGGGAACCGACGACGGAAGAGATCGCCGAGGCTATGGAACTAACCCGGGATGAGATTGAGGATACGATTCAGGCGGCGGAGCGGGAGCTGTCGGTAGACGAGCCCCGAGGCAAGGACGACGCTACAAATTTGTTGGAAATATTACCGGAGATGAACACTGATGAGCCTGGAGATGAACTCATCGATGAATCGCTGCATCATGAGGTCGAAGAGGCGCTGGCGACGCTGGATGAGCGGGAAGCCGACATTATTCGGCGCTATTTCGGAATCGGTTTCGACCAGCCGCTGACCCTTGAGCAAATTGGTTCGGAGTATGATTTAACCCGCGAACGCATCCGTCAGATAAAGGAGAAGGCCCTCCAGAAGCTCCGCCATACAAGCCGTACAAAAATTTTGAAAAAATATCTTGGCGAATAG
- the miaB gene encoding tRNA (N6-isopentenyl adenosine(37)-C2)-methylthiotransferase MiaB, whose protein sequence is MYMKPRTYYIETYGCQMNEYDSELVAGILEEKNYTSVDSYEDADAIFVNTCAIREGAEQRVMSRLGQYKTRKDAEPNTIIGVLGCMAQNLKDKILTEKPYVDFVLGPDAYRNLDQMLEQYHEDEETIINTRLSKHEVYDGMFPSRKEGINAWIAITRGCDKFCTFCIVPYTRGRERSRPVESIVEEVRRVVDEGFVEITLLGQNVNSYQYEEHGFPELLDAVSDVEGVKRIRYTSPHPRDIDENLLTVMRDNPKICNHIHLPVQSGSTEVLERMNRTYTRDEYLNLVDTIYEYLPDCGISTDIIVGFPGETHEQFMETVSLMKQVRYDNAFMFKYSARPYTKAIEYEDSVSDEEKSERLQQIIALQNDITLEKNRKLIGTKAQVLVEKNSKKSDEQWMGRTDENRIVVFDKNGELPRDIVPLRIYDAQGVTLFGEHVK, encoded by the coding sequence ATGTATATGAAACCAAGAACTTATTACATCGAGACCTACGGCTGTCAGATGAATGAATACGATTCGGAACTGGTAGCAGGTATTCTCGAAGAGAAAAATTATACGTCGGTGGATTCGTACGAAGACGCTGATGCAATTTTTGTCAATACATGCGCCATCCGGGAAGGGGCGGAGCAACGCGTTATGTCCCGGCTCGGACAATATAAAACCCGTAAGGATGCCGAGCCAAATACCATCATTGGAGTCCTTGGCTGCATGGCACAGAATCTGAAGGATAAAATACTGACTGAAAAGCCGTATGTGGATTTCGTGCTGGGGCCGGATGCCTACCGGAATCTTGACCAGATGCTGGAACAGTATCACGAGGATGAGGAAACCATCATTAATACGCGGCTCAGCAAGCACGAAGTGTATGACGGTATGTTTCCGTCCCGCAAAGAAGGCATCAACGCGTGGATTGCCATAACCCGGGGCTGTGATAAGTTTTGCACCTTTTGTATCGTGCCCTATACCCGGGGGCGGGAACGCAGCCGGCCTGTGGAAAGTATCGTTGAGGAAGTCCGCCGGGTGGTAGATGAAGGATTTGTTGAAATTACGCTTCTGGGCCAGAATGTAAATTCGTACCAGTACGAAGAGCACGGATTCCCGGAATTACTTGATGCGGTGTCCGATGTGGAGGGCGTCAAACGTATCCGGTATACTTCGCCGCATCCCAGAGATATTGACGAAAACCTCCTGACCGTGATGCGGGATAATCCAAAGATCTGTAATCACATTCACCTGCCAGTGCAATCCGGGTCCACAGAGGTATTAGAGCGAATGAACCGGACCTATACCCGGGATGAATATCTGAATCTGGTGGACACAATCTATGAATATCTGCCGGACTGTGGAATTAGCACGGATATCATCGTCGGATTTCCCGGGGAAACCCATGAGCAATTTATGGAAACGGTCTCGTTGATGAAGCAGGTTCGGTATGATAACGCGTTTATGTTTAAGTACTCGGCGCGTCCGTACACCAAAGCCATCGAATATGAGGATTCGGTTTCCGATGAAGAGAAATCCGAGCGGCTGCAGCAAATTATCGCCCTGCAGAACGATATTACTCTGGAGAAAAACCGGAAACTTATCGGAACCAAGGCACAGGTACTGGTTGAGAAGAACAGCAAAAAGTCCGATGAACAGTGGATGGGACGTACGGACGAAAATCGTATTGTAGTCTTCGATAAAAATGGCGAACTTCCCAGAGATATCGTTCCGCTGCGAATCTATGATGCTCAGGGAGTCACCTTATTTGGCGAGCACGTAAAATAG
- a CDS encoding CapA family protein has product MLGNWVTDHLDRDGTDYPFRRIDSLLQQADVRFANLEAPIGTGDSLSRYDKTYTFTLPSSYRQVLKHSRLDIAGLANNHIMDYGVRLADSTVYYLKELGIRSVGYGLNRREASQPVVLPGNPSVAFLAYSMTFPREFWATDSTAGTAYPFESDFIPRVTAADSLADFTIVSFHWGSENSDSTKKYQQVFARRAIDAGADLVVGHHPHIWQGIENYKGRLIAYSLGNFCFGSFSPTALRSGLLEIEIGEDTVRAAKIHPLNVKNVDVRFQPRLMTARQADSFFTHLRTISSRFDSTSTIQIHPDGNLSWDRE; this is encoded by the coding sequence ATGCTCGGCAACTGGGTTACGGACCATTTGGACCGGGACGGTACCGACTATCCGTTCCGCCGGATCGACAGCCTGTTGCAACAGGCGGATGTTCGCTTTGCAAACCTGGAGGCACCTATCGGTACCGGTGATTCGCTCTCCCGGTACGACAAAACCTATACCTTCACGTTACCATCCTCTTACCGGCAGGTGCTGAAGCACAGTCGGCTGGATATCGCCGGACTCGCCAATAATCACATTATGGATTACGGTGTCCGGCTGGCGGATTCTACGGTGTACTATCTGAAGGAACTGGGCATTCGATCTGTCGGGTACGGGTTGAACCGGAGGGAGGCATCGCAACCAGTTGTTTTACCGGGGAATCCCTCGGTGGCATTCCTGGCGTATTCAATGACATTTCCCAGGGAGTTCTGGGCGACGGATTCCACCGCGGGCACAGCCTATCCGTTCGAATCGGACTTCATTCCCCGGGTAACGGCTGCCGATTCACTGGCAGACTTCACCATTGTTTCCTTCCACTGGGGGAGCGAGAACAGCGATAGTACCAAGAAGTACCAACAGGTCTTTGCCCGCCGGGCTATCGACGCCGGTGCAGATTTGGTTGTGGGCCACCACCCGCATATCTGGCAGGGAATAGAAAATTATAAAGGCCGGCTCATCGCTTATTCCCTGGGGAACTTTTGTTTTGGATCGTTTAGTCCAACGGCACTCCGAAGCGGGTTATTGGAAATCGAAATTGGCGAGGATACGGTGCGTGCCGCAAAGATTCATCCATTAAATGTGAAAAATGTCGATGTCCGATTTCAACCACGACTAATGACTGCCAGGCAGGCGGACAGTTTTTTTACACATTTGCGAACAATATCCTCCCGATTTGACAGCACAAGCACCATACAAATTCACCCGGATGGTAATTTGAGTTGGGACAGAGAGTAA
- a CDS encoding LapA family protein, which yields MGLLKIFLTIVLMAVLLWFLALNVDQTIMELQIFTTTLYDVNLVHVLLASFLIGIFVGFLIPVFQVLSSRAEVRKYERENRKLKAELNDLRNVAIDEELTQIPEEAGSESSENTPQKSENG from the coding sequence ATGGGTCTACTAAAAATTTTCCTAACTATCGTCCTGATGGCTGTCTTGTTATGGTTTCTGGCGCTCAATGTGGATCAGACCATCATGGAATTGCAGATATTCACGACGACGCTGTACGATGTGAACCTGGTGCATGTCCTCCTGGCGTCCTTTTTAATCGGTATCTTTGTTGGATTTCTGATTCCGGTATTCCAGGTGCTCAGCTCCCGTGCTGAAGTCCGGAAATACGAAAGGGAAAACAGAAAATTGAAGGCCGAACTGAACGACCTGCGCAATGTCGCCATCGACGAGGAACTAACCCAGATCCCGGAGGAGGCAGGCAGCGAATCTTCGGAGAACACGCCGCAGAAATCAGAGAACGGGTAA
- a CDS encoding M23 family metallopeptidase has translation MKLLFLNDEGIREFTLTRKKIILGIVALLILGAGFSYLTIDVLTKKMYQAKINNLKQNNERLIGLLDNLQSTVQTMEQELTTLQSRDEEIRTYADLPAVDSDVRKLGIGGTRYDKTMELDYLLPTDETKVSDLVIDVERLSRMLKLERLSYEKLYDTFKHNTAKIQSTPSIRPIEGGYFTDGFGYRRDPFTHQRRFHYGLDISARRGTPIHATAGGTVKYAKRRSGYGLVVALDHGYGYETMYAHMSKMHAKPGQKVERGDLIGEVGNTGRSTASHLHYEILVGGNPVNPINYFFSGYLNN, from the coding sequence GTGAAATTACTGTTTCTGAATGATGAAGGCATACGGGAATTTACGCTTACCCGAAAAAAGATCATTCTGGGAATCGTCGCACTGCTGATTCTGGGGGCTGGATTTTCCTATCTCACAATCGATGTGCTGACGAAGAAAATGTATCAGGCCAAGATCAATAATCTGAAACAGAACAATGAGCGCCTGATCGGCCTGCTCGATAATTTGCAGTCCACAGTGCAAACAATGGAGCAGGAGTTGACAACCCTCCAGTCCAGAGATGAAGAAATCCGGACCTACGCCGATCTGCCAGCCGTTGACAGTGATGTCCGTAAGCTCGGTATTGGTGGTACCCGATACGATAAGACGATGGAACTGGATTATCTGCTGCCCACCGATGAAACCAAGGTGTCGGACTTGGTCATTGACGTCGAGCGCCTCTCACGGATGTTAAAACTTGAGCGGCTGAGCTACGAAAAACTGTACGACACGTTTAAACATAATACCGCAAAAATTCAGTCAACGCCATCTATCCGTCCGATAGAGGGGGGATATTTTACCGATGGATTCGGATATCGGCGTGATCCATTTACACATCAGCGACGGTTTCATTATGGCTTGGACATTTCTGCGCGGCGGGGCACACCGATCCATGCTACAGCCGGAGGAACGGTCAAATATGCCAAACGCCGGAGCGGATACGGGCTAGTGGTTGCCCTCGACCATGGGTACGGATATGAAACGATGTATGCCCACATGTCCAAAATGCACGCCAAACCAGGGCAAAAAGTCGAACGGGGTGATCTTATCGGTGAAGTCGGAAATACCGGGCGATCAACGGCCTCCCATTTACATTACGAGATTTTAGTGGGGGGGAATCCCGTCAATCCAATTAATTATTTCTTTAGCGGATATTTGAACAACTGA